The following coding sequences are from one Gemmatimonadota bacterium window:
- a CDS encoding adenylate cyclase, which yields MGWEIERRFLVRVAESLWFQLGTGHHLRQGYVRNGEPSVRIRFGEPRGPVLTCKSGEGIRRSEVEAVIPEDVAQALFLAAEERTIEKMRWKLGPWELDRFFGPLEGLSLLEIELKAEDDAIPESPEGVQILREVTDDKRFVNGYLARLKTKKQRSFVKKAYKEVKGWKGLND from the coding sequence GATCGAGCGGCGCTTCCTGGTGCGCGTGGCCGAATCGCTCTGGTTCCAGCTCGGTACGGGCCACCATCTGCGGCAGGGCTACGTCCGGAATGGCGAGCCCTCGGTCCGCATTCGGTTCGGGGAGCCGCGCGGCCCGGTCCTCACCTGCAAGAGTGGAGAGGGCATCCGTCGCAGCGAGGTCGAAGCCGTCATCCCGGAAGACGTCGCCCAAGCGCTCTTCCTGGCGGCGGAAGAACGCACGATCGAGAAAATGCGCTGGAAGCTGGGTCCTTGGGAGCTCGATCGCTTCTTCGGGCCACTGGAGGGACTCTCGCTCCTGGAGATCGAACTGAAGGCGGAGGACGACGCCATCCCCGAGTCGCCCGAAGGAGTACAGATTCTTCGTGAGGTCACCGATGACAAACGGTTTGTCAATGGCTATTTAGCTCGTCTGAAGACGAAGAAGCAGCGCAGCTTCGTGAAGAAGGCATACAAGGAGGTGAAGGGATGGAAAGGGCTAAACGACTAG
- a CDS encoding septal ring lytic transglycosylase RlpA family lipoprotein gives MERAKRLALFVGVLVVAGCTMIGSPSLENPPPPEDFPDGVPYDEPASRGGNMAEYEQSGHTYRIL, from the coding sequence ATGGAAAGGGCTAAACGACTAGCGTTGTTCGTTGGAGTCTTGGTCGTCGCGGGGTGCACCATGATCGGCTCGCCCTCGCTCGAGAATCCGCCGCCGCCAGAGGACTTCCCGGATGGGGTCCCGTACGACGAGCCCGCCAGCCGGGGCGGAAACATGGCGGAGTACGAGCAGAGTGGGCACACCTATCGGATACT